From Aquila chrysaetos chrysaetos chromosome 3, bAquChr1.4, whole genome shotgun sequence, the proteins below share one genomic window:
- the ACKR4 gene encoding LOW QUALITY PROTEIN: atypical chemokine receptor 4 (The sequence of the model RefSeq protein was modified relative to this genomic sequence to represent the inferred CDS: substituted 1 base at 1 genomic stop codon) — translation MCQTISDHFTEAHLNYSTCYXCADKRSFAIGWDMNNSTDYWIEDEEDELNSVIDYNTYELLCEKNDVRNFSKLFLPVFYALAFTVGVAGNSLVVAIYAYCKKPKTKTDVYIMHLAIADLLLLFTLPFWAANAVQGWELGNAMCKLTSSLYTMNFSSSMLFLASISVDRYRATSESRGHRRTSKHCSVTCICVWLSAIFLSIPELIFNQVKKHNDRNECLPVFPMNMETLLKATIQILEIILEFLLPFLVMLICYSATARAIFRSANAKKTRPFMVLLAVVATFIITQLPYNIVKFWRAIDIIYLLITDCDVSKTTDITLQVTKSIALFHTCLNPLLYTFLGASFKMHIMKIAKNYGYWRRQQQNGRPEEISMNYEDHTEETISFTI, via the exons ATGTGTCAGACCATTTCAGATCATTTCACTGAAGCACATCTCAATTACAGTACCTGCTACTAGTGCGCTGACAAAAGAAg CTTTGCCATCGGCTGGGATATGAATAACTCAACTGATTACTGGATtgaggatgaggaggatgaGCTCAACTCTGTTATAGATTACAATACATATGAGcttctctgtgaaaaaaacGATGTGAGAAATTTCAGTAAATTATTTCTCCCTGTGTTCTATGCATTGGCTTTCACTGTTGGAGTTGCTGGGAATTCATTAGTGGTCGCAATTTATGCCTATTGCAAGAAACCGAAGACTAAGACGGATGTGTACATCATGCATCTAGCCATTGCTGATTTGCTCTTGCTCTTTACACTCCCTTTTTGGGCTGCAAATGCAGTGCAGGGATGGGAACTTGGAAACGCCATGTGCAAGCTCACTTCTTCTCTGTACACCATGAATTTCAGCTCTAGCATGCTGTTCCTGGCCTCTATCAGTGTGGATAGATACAGGGCCACTTCTGAATCCCGGGGTCATAGAAGAACCAGTAAACACTGCAGTGTTACCTGCATCTGTGTCTGGCTATCTGCCATTTTCCTCAGTATCCCTGAATTGATATTTAATCAAGTCAAGAAACACAATGACAGGAATGAATGCCTTCCTGTATTTCCAATGAATATGGAAACACTCTTAAAAGCAACCATTCAAATCCTGGAAATTATCCTGgaatttctgcttcctttcctaGTAATGCTGATCTGCTACTCAGCTACTGCTCGAGCAATCTTTAGATCTGCAAATGCTAAAAAAACTAGACCTTTCATGGTTCTGCTGGCAGTAGTGGCTACTTTCATTATTACCCAGCTACCGTACAACATTGTTAAGTTCTGGCGAGCCATTGATATCATCTATCTGCTGATTACTGACTGTGATGTGAGTAAAACCACAGACATCACACTCCAGGTCACCAAGAGCATAGCTTTGTTTCACACCTGCCTGAACCCTCTTCTCTACACCTTTCTGGGCgcctcttttaaaatgcatattatgAAAATCGCAAAAAATTATGGATACTGGAGAAGGCAACAACAGAATGGAAGACCTGAAGAAATTTCTATGAATTATGAAGACCATACTGAAGAAACAATTAGTTTCACTATATAG